One region of Gossypium raimondii isolate GPD5lz chromosome 6, ASM2569854v1, whole genome shotgun sequence genomic DNA includes:
- the LOC105774852 gene encoding cytochrome c6, chloroplastic yields MEILSAVSPCSYVPRCLLVKGNANQAPSKLKHVEQVKIPHFKNMFPPLVAAFVALSPICNTPAIAQSVDIQRGATLFGQACIGCHDGGGNIIQPGATLFTKDLERNGVVTEDDIYRITYYGKGRMPGFGESCTPRGQCTFGPRLKEDEIKLLAEFVKLQADQGWPNVASNGD; encoded by the exons ATGGAGATTCTTTCTGCAGTGTCTCCTTGCAGCTACGTCCCTCGTTGTCTCCTTGTAAAG GGTAATGCAAATCAAGCTCCTTCAAAGCTCAAACATGTCGAACAAGTTAAAATACCGCATTTCAAGAACATGTTTCCACCTCTTGTTGCTGCATTCGTGGCCTTATCTCCTATCTGCAACACCCCAG CTATTGCACAAAGCGTAGATATACAGAGAGGGGCCACATTGTTTGGACAGGCCTGTATTGGATGTCATGATGGAGGTGGAAACATAATTCAACCA GGTGCAACACTCTTTACAAAGGACCTAGAAAG GAATGGGGTTGTCACTGAAGACGATATATACCGTATCACATACTATGGCAAGGGAAGAATGCCT GGGTTTGGCGAGAGCTGCACGCCGAGGGGACAATGCACATTTGGACCACGTTTGAAGGAAGATGAAATCAAGCTCTTGGCTGAGTTTGTGAAGTTACAGGCTGATCAAGGGTGGCCAAATGTAGCAAGTAATGGGGATTGA
- the LOC105774710 gene encoding protein PHLOEM PROTEIN 2-LIKE A9: MASKSHQEADPNAIIANEGGFIFKPKAFNIVWGSDTRYWRIPRSPIPDEQEAAELIQVSWLEVTGSVKLEPSTRYEISFKLSFRRDSFGWSGAPIFLMAKVGKKGKYKWKRLKELDNLPKDPIMVPTDDSFTIEPIQDIPDKRLYFGLYEVWSGKWKGGLKVHEAIVKKLG, encoded by the exons ATGGCTAGCAAGTCTCATCAAGAAGCAGATCCCAATGCTATCATAGCAAACGAG GGAGGTTTTATATTTAAACCCAAAGCATTTAACATTGTATGGGGAAGTGACACTCGTTATTGGCGCATTCCTCGCTCACCTATTCCAGA TGAGCAGGAAGCAGCAGAGCTGATTCAGGTATCTTGGTTGGAAGTAACGGGTTCAGTGAAACTAGAGCCTTCAACCAGATATGAAATCAGCTTTAAACTCAGCTTCAGAAGGGATTCTTTTGGATGGAGCGGGGCACCTATTTTCTTGATGGCCAAGGTAGGGAAGAAAGGCAAGTACAAGTGGAAAAGGCTCAAGGAACTAGACAACTTGCCTAAGGACCCCATTATGGTTCCAACCGATGATTCCTTCACTATCGAACCTATTCAAGACATACCCGACAAAAGGCTTTATTTTGGTTTGTATGAAGTCTGGAGTGGGAAATGGAAGGGAGGTTTGAAAGTTCATGAAGCCATCGTCAAGAAATTAGGTTAA